In Dyadobacter sp. CECT 9275, the following proteins share a genomic window:
- a CDS encoding sialate O-acetylesterase has translation MVSAKRIFTTILLCFLLLQYTWAENRITLPYFFSDNMVLQRQKPIKFWGNALPGSTFSASFGGESKKVKTQPTGKWAVTFSAKEAGGPYELKIDSDSSFSLKNILIGDVWLCSGQSNMEWTVKQVFNAPYELKNANFPQIRSFTVSKEIRSEPVDNTSPAAWQMCTPQNTASFSAVAYFFARDIHLSQHIPIGIIHTSWGGTAIEPWISLASMEQHPDFKELAATLSPEMRAQKTIEASQKTYAHDMQFWQKALEKQDPGFTEKWYTSADKAQNWKTLVAPDYWENNGLPDFDGLVWLRKQVNIPASLAGKPLLMNLETLKDFDITYFNGIEIGKGTWQPGRRIYVVPGELVKEGTNLVAIRLENTGGPGGFTSRHAIDLRLQEMVESENPLIVPLSGEWQFRSSLKITEYPAKPADPAANRRMPSVIYNAMIAPFHDLGLTGFLWYQGEANTSEAGKYRKLLPLLIEDWRKQFKQPDLTFLITQLSGYGALTNNPVESTWAELREAQESALKISKTGMAVTYDVGNPYDVHPVYKQQVGQRMAAEAKRTTYGESSLQTSPLYDSMLTEGKSIRIRFRYAANGLKTRNGALKGFAIAGGDGKFVWANARIEGNEVIVWNDQISVPRAVRYAWAASPLESNGANLYNTEGFPASPFRTDSPYQPNN, from the coding sequence ATGGTATCGGCCAAAAGAATATTCACCACTATTTTGCTCTGCTTCCTTTTGCTGCAGTACACATGGGCAGAAAACAGGATTACATTACCTTATTTTTTCAGCGACAATATGGTTTTGCAGCGGCAGAAACCAATAAAGTTCTGGGGAAATGCCCTGCCCGGCTCTACGTTCTCGGCGAGTTTCGGGGGAGAAAGCAAAAAGGTTAAAACACAGCCAACCGGGAAATGGGCTGTAACATTTTCAGCAAAGGAGGCCGGCGGACCCTACGAGCTGAAAATTGACTCAGACAGTTCCTTTTCCTTAAAAAATATCCTGATCGGCGATGTATGGCTTTGTTCCGGCCAATCCAATATGGAGTGGACCGTAAAACAGGTATTCAATGCACCGTATGAACTTAAAAATGCCAATTTCCCCCAGATAAGATCCTTTACGGTAAGCAAAGAAATCCGGTCGGAACCTGTTGACAACACCTCACCGGCTGCCTGGCAAATGTGTACACCGCAAAACACCGCATCATTTTCAGCAGTTGCGTATTTTTTTGCAAGAGATATTCACCTGTCTCAGCATATCCCTATCGGCATCATACATACCTCCTGGGGCGGAACTGCCATTGAACCGTGGATCAGTCTGGCAAGTATGGAGCAGCACCCCGACTTCAAAGAACTGGCCGCCACCTTATCTCCCGAAATGCGCGCTCAAAAAACCATTGAAGCCAGTCAGAAAACCTATGCACACGATATGCAGTTCTGGCAAAAAGCATTGGAAAAGCAGGACCCGGGCTTTACAGAAAAATGGTATACCTCTGCCGACAAGGCTCAAAACTGGAAAACACTGGTGGCTCCCGATTATTGGGAAAACAACGGACTTCCCGATTTCGATGGCCTGGTTTGGCTGCGCAAGCAGGTTAATATCCCTGCTTCCCTGGCAGGCAAGCCACTTCTGATGAATCTGGAAACCTTGAAGGATTTTGATATAACTTATTTTAACGGTATTGAAATAGGCAAAGGAACCTGGCAACCTGGGCGAAGGATCTACGTCGTTCCGGGAGAATTAGTGAAGGAAGGTACCAACCTGGTAGCTATCCGTCTCGAGAACACTGGCGGGCCCGGTGGTTTCACCAGCCGTCATGCGATTGATTTGCGTCTGCAGGAAATGGTGGAATCCGAAAACCCTTTGATCGTCCCGCTGTCCGGAGAATGGCAGTTCAGGAGTTCGCTGAAAATAACGGAATACCCGGCTAAACCAGCCGACCCCGCTGCTAACAGAAGAATGCCTTCGGTGATTTACAATGCCATGATTGCTCCTTTTCATGATCTGGGACTGACAGGCTTTTTGTGGTACCAGGGCGAAGCTAATACTTCGGAAGCCGGGAAATATCGTAAACTTCTGCCGCTGCTTATTGAGGACTGGCGGAAACAATTTAAGCAGCCAGACCTGACATTCCTGATCACGCAGCTTTCAGGTTATGGCGCGCTGACAAACAATCCTGTGGAGTCAACCTGGGCTGAGCTAAGGGAAGCGCAGGAGTCGGCATTGAAAATCTCAAAAACCGGTATGGCCGTAACGTACGACGTAGGAAATCCTTATGATGTACACCCTGTATATAAGCAGCAGGTTGGTCAGCGTATGGCGGCAGAGGCAAAAAGAACAACCTATGGTGAAAGCAGCCTGCAAACTTCTCCTTTATACGATTCCATGTTAACGGAAGGCAAAAGTATCCGTATCAGATTCCGCTATGCCGCCAACGGACTCAAAACCAGAAACGGAGCATTAAAAGGATTTGCTATTGCCGGAGGTGACGGGAAATTCGTGTGGGCCAATGCCCGGATCGAAGGCAATGAGGTGATTGTCTGGAACGACCAGATATCCGTTCCCCGGGCGGTCCGTTATGCCTGGGCCGCGAGCCCTCTGGAAAGCAATGGCGCCAATCTTTACAATACCGAAGGATTTCCTGCCAGCCCCTTCAGAACCGACAGCCCTTACCAGCCCAACAATTAA
- a CDS encoding prenyltransferase/squalene oxidase repeat-containing protein has product MKRLTILFLLVFSSGLQAQKNKPVSLANDHIQVQWLSGKNGWAISKIQVRKNGKWISGPVPSGEYTLLYTDTKPSAEPKETFEKITGGKFPEDAYHYQQLQWKESTTEVSLNKAGEVSQFMPSEVVVQKDGLEFKKETETSTITGTWKLDPEYPTDIRVTMKLVPKKNGYFSLASPTLGYLPVEKMSWVSVPGYFQGNFMQKNFALAYAYGHGIPDRPVVYRERCASTLSPLVSSKSGITLSVIPDPGLARDPWAKDKITQTDWFIGLSHMNRKAQLSPTLYYPVLGEDKSKREVGETLTYSFRFSLSNEDWFSALKHAANDIYKFDQTLALRQSTQSLTDRVEKMHHYLTNPKTSLWNIEEYKGRQIGAQSYLGGVVGSNKDAMKNSDYGAMWMLAAATGDNELNEKVLPPAQNFKLVQQQTDNGFFKGAVEGQYYLAKSKKFVEEWGEVVEPIALTYYVMLDVGNMLLFEPQNKELKERLQLGAERLLSWQKPDGSFAVAYDRKTEKEVFTDIKDVRPTFYGLLVAHRILKEEKYLAAAKKGAEWLIKNAVETGSFLGVCGDARYAPDFATGQSAQAFLDLYDITKEEKYKTAAIICARIYTASVYTHPIANHSLKTVNGTKREDWEISQSGLSFEHGGIFGSATRLGPIQLASHAGMFIRMAGLTGEKMFADMARAAAIGRHAFVDSKTSVASYYWQAMNRGAGPYPHHAWWQIGWITDYLLSEAALRSAGKVSFPRGFVTPKVGPHQTYGFEAGSVFGKKASLVIREGFISDNQPVVDYILAENQQNHQGYIILLNNRAQPSEGKISLQAEKWVAGKKIKRISKTATGESVSNSLTSVSYQLPGFGIETYTVTFE; this is encoded by the coding sequence ATGAAAAGATTAACAATACTCTTTCTCCTGGTTTTCTCCTCAGGGCTTCAGGCTCAAAAAAACAAACCGGTAAGTCTTGCCAATGATCATATCCAAGTCCAGTGGTTATCTGGAAAAAACGGTTGGGCGATCAGCAAAATCCAGGTCAGGAAGAACGGAAAATGGATAAGCGGCCCAGTACCCTCAGGTGAATATACACTACTCTACACAGATACAAAGCCGTCTGCTGAACCAAAAGAAACCTTTGAGAAAATCACCGGCGGTAAGTTTCCCGAGGATGCCTATCATTATCAGCAGCTGCAATGGAAGGAAAGTACCACAGAAGTATCCCTCAATAAGGCTGGAGAGGTTTCTCAATTTATGCCTTCGGAGGTAGTGGTACAAAAAGACGGGCTTGAATTTAAAAAAGAAACGGAAACCTCAACCATCACCGGAACCTGGAAACTGGACCCCGAGTACCCCACCGATATCAGGGTTACGATGAAACTGGTTCCAAAAAAGAACGGGTACTTCTCACTCGCATCCCCTACCCTGGGTTACTTACCCGTCGAAAAGATGTCGTGGGTATCTGTTCCTGGTTATTTTCAGGGCAATTTCATGCAGAAAAACTTCGCCCTGGCTTATGCCTACGGTCACGGCATTCCTGACCGCCCGGTAGTTTACCGCGAAAGATGCGCAAGCACGCTATCTCCTCTGGTAAGTTCAAAAAGCGGGATCACCCTGAGCGTAATACCAGACCCCGGTCTGGCACGCGATCCCTGGGCAAAGGACAAAATCACACAAACCGACTGGTTCATAGGCTTGTCACACATGAATCGGAAAGCGCAGTTATCCCCAACATTATATTACCCGGTTTTAGGAGAAGATAAATCCAAAAGAGAGGTGGGAGAAACACTGACCTACTCCTTCCGATTCAGCCTCAGCAACGAAGATTGGTTCAGTGCTTTGAAACATGCTGCCAACGATATTTATAAATTTGACCAGACCCTTGCGCTTCGCCAAAGTACACAATCACTCACGGACCGGGTTGAAAAAATGCATCATTACCTCACCAATCCCAAAACGTCACTCTGGAACATCGAAGAATATAAGGGACGGCAAATAGGTGCGCAATCCTATCTTGGCGGTGTAGTAGGTTCCAACAAAGATGCGATGAAAAACTCCGATTACGGTGCTATGTGGATGCTTGCCGCAGCAACAGGAGACAATGAATTGAATGAAAAAGTATTACCCCCGGCCCAAAACTTCAAACTGGTTCAGCAGCAAACAGACAACGGCTTTTTTAAAGGAGCGGTTGAAGGGCAGTACTATCTCGCGAAAAGCAAAAAGTTCGTGGAGGAATGGGGCGAAGTAGTGGAACCTATTGCACTTACCTATTATGTAATGCTGGATGTGGGGAACATGCTTTTGTTTGAACCCCAGAATAAAGAGCTGAAAGAAAGGCTGCAGCTTGGCGCCGAACGGCTGTTAAGTTGGCAAAAACCAGATGGCAGCTTTGCTGTTGCCTATGACAGGAAAACTGAAAAGGAAGTGTTTACAGATATTAAGGATGTAAGACCAACATTTTACGGCTTGCTGGTGGCTCACAGAATTTTAAAAGAAGAAAAATACCTGGCCGCCGCAAAAAAGGGAGCAGAGTGGCTCATCAAAAATGCGGTTGAAACAGGTTCCTTCCTGGGTGTTTGTGGCGACGCAAGATATGCTCCTGACTTCGCAACCGGCCAGTCGGCTCAGGCTTTTCTGGATTTATACGATATTACAAAAGAGGAAAAATACAAAACAGCGGCCATCATCTGCGCCAGGATTTATACGGCATCAGTCTATACACACCCGATTGCAAATCATAGTTTAAAAACAGTTAATGGTACAAAGAGAGAAGATTGGGAAATTAGCCAGAGTGGTTTAAGCTTTGAACACGGTGGTATTTTCGGATCTGCCACGCGCCTTGGACCAATTCAGCTGGCCAGCCATGCGGGCATGTTCATCCGCATGGCCGGGCTTACAGGCGAAAAAATGTTTGCTGATATGGCCCGGGCTGCCGCCATTGGCCGCCATGCATTTGTGGATAGTAAAACCAGCGTTGCCTCTTATTACTGGCAGGCCATGAACAGAGGTGCAGGCCCCTACCCGCACCACGCCTGGTGGCAGATTGGCTGGATAACCGACTACCTGCTGTCAGAAGCAGCACTCAGGTCAGCCGGTAAAGTATCTTTCCCCAGAGGATTCGTGACGCCCAAGGTAGGTCCGCATCAGACCTATGGTTTCGAAGCAGGAAGCGTTTTTGGCAAAAAGGCCAGCCTCGTCATCCGGGAAGGGTTTATTTCGGACAATCAGCCTGTGGTGGATTACATACTGGCCGAAAACCAGCAAAATCATCAGGGATATATTATCCTGCTCAACAACCGCGCACAACCGAGTGAGGGGAAGATCTCCTTACAAGCTGAGAAATGGGTTGCGGGAAAAAAGATAAAGCGTATCAGCAAAACAGCTACGGGTGAATCTGTATCCAACTCTTTAACCTCGGTTTCCTATCAGCTGCCGGGCTTCGGGATAGAAACTTACACCGTTACTTTTGAATAG
- a CDS encoding FAD-dependent oxidoreductase, which translates to MKINLTLLLSLLLCVQLSAQNHVFVETESFGDKGGWVIDQQSYAVMGSSYIMAHGMGRPVKDASTTVKFPKPGKYRMWVRTKDWAPFPKGPGKFQVLIDGKATNQVFGESGSDEWKWYDGGDVDIRGTEAKLALKDLTGFNGRCDAILFTNTPKFTPPNKPEELTTFRKKQLNLTDKPKEAGQFDLVVVGGGIAGTCNAISASRMGLKVALIQDRPVLGGNNSSEIRVHLMGDIDKNHYPKLGRIVREMDNGDPGNGNPDAKEYGDARKLAIVRAESNISLFLNTYVYKVEKEQDIITAVVGRDIATNQEIRFSGSFFSDCTGDGTVGFLAGADFRMGRESKAETGESLAGDKSDDFTLGTSNLWASLERDTVSSFPETPWAIQFSDEYHIDKDKADWEWETGFGNFNTITQAEQIRDHNLRAIYGNWSYLKNQKKAKYAKRELAWVAYIGGKRESRRLMGDHVLNQMDIQEGKFYPDGTVTATWTIDLHFPDPKNSKYFEGQEFFAGTKHIKVAPYTIPYRCLYSKNIQNLFMAGRNISTTHVAFGSTRVMRTCGMMGEVVGFAAYLTKKYKTTPRGIYQDHLPELMAIIKGESAPAQP; encoded by the coding sequence ATGAAAATTAATCTTACCTTGCTCCTGTCATTGCTCTTGTGTGTGCAACTCTCGGCGCAAAACCATGTGTTTGTAGAAACTGAATCCTTTGGAGACAAAGGCGGCTGGGTGATAGACCAGCAGTCCTATGCCGTGATGGGCTCTTCGTATATCATGGCACATGGCATGGGCCGCCCGGTAAAAGACGCTTCTACTACTGTTAAATTTCCTAAACCCGGCAAATACCGGATGTGGGTACGCACCAAAGACTGGGCACCGTTCCCCAAAGGCCCAGGAAAATTTCAGGTGCTGATTGACGGAAAAGCCACAAACCAGGTTTTCGGTGAAAGCGGCTCCGACGAATGGAAATGGTATGACGGCGGAGACGTTGACATTAGAGGGACAGAGGCAAAACTGGCGCTCAAAGATCTTACGGGCTTTAATGGCCGCTGCGACGCCATATTGTTTACCAACACGCCAAAATTCACACCTCCTAACAAACCTGAAGAACTCACCACATTCCGAAAAAAACAATTAAACCTGACTGATAAACCAAAAGAAGCCGGACAATTTGATCTGGTGGTAGTTGGCGGTGGTATAGCAGGGACCTGCAATGCCATTTCCGCTTCAAGAATGGGCCTGAAAGTGGCTTTGATACAGGACCGCCCGGTTCTTGGCGGGAACAACAGCTCCGAGATACGTGTACATTTAATGGGTGATATTGATAAAAATCATTACCCTAAACTGGGCCGTATTGTACGTGAAATGGACAACGGAGATCCCGGAAACGGAAATCCTGATGCCAAAGAATACGGTGATGCCCGCAAGCTGGCGATCGTGAGAGCCGAAAGCAATATTTCGCTTTTCCTGAATACCTATGTTTACAAAGTTGAAAAAGAACAGGACATTATTACCGCAGTGGTGGGAAGAGATATCGCCACCAATCAGGAAATCAGGTTCTCCGGTTCTTTCTTCTCGGATTGTACTGGCGACGGTACGGTAGGTTTTCTGGCCGGTGCGGATTTCAGGATGGGCCGCGAAAGCAAAGCCGAAACGGGTGAGTCGCTGGCGGGAGATAAATCCGACGATTTCACATTGGGAACTTCCAACTTGTGGGCTTCTCTGGAAAGAGATACGGTATCGTCCTTTCCGGAAACTCCCTGGGCCATCCAGTTTTCAGATGAATACCATATCGACAAAGATAAAGCCGACTGGGAATGGGAAACCGGCTTTGGCAACTTCAATACCATTACACAGGCTGAGCAGATCCGCGACCATAACCTGAGAGCCATTTATGGAAACTGGTCCTATCTTAAAAATCAGAAAAAGGCAAAATACGCAAAACGCGAACTGGCCTGGGTAGCCTACATTGGAGGTAAAAGGGAGTCGCGCAGGCTCATGGGCGACCACGTGCTTAACCAGATGGATATTCAGGAAGGCAAATTTTACCCGGATGGTACCGTTACTGCCACCTGGACGATCGACCTCCATTTCCCGGATCCAAAGAACAGTAAGTATTTTGAAGGGCAGGAATTTTTTGCGGGTACCAAGCACATCAAGGTGGCACCTTACACCATCCCTTACCGCTGCTTGTATTCTAAAAATATCCAGAACCTCTTTATGGCAGGCCGGAACATCAGCACCACACACGTTGCTTTCGGAAGTACCCGTGTGATGCGTACCTGCGGTATGATGGGCGAGGTAGTGGGTTTTGCCGCTTATTTGACCAAGAAATATAAAACAACACCCAGAGGAATATATCAGGATCATCTGCCTGAGTTAATGGCAATCATTAAAGGAGAAAGTGCACCGGCACAACCTTAA
- a CDS encoding RagB/SusD family nutrient uptake outer membrane protein, with protein sequence MGSCQLEEEVYSSIFVESYYKTASDAEKGLIAVYDALGGLYGGPAATMVPDYSADQVYPRGVVGRNSLTLFTTEPTYTIQRSAGRTNESAQQIWISGYSGIEKANWIIAKVPDATMDETRKKQIIGEAYFLRAFYHWMLTRTFGDVVIKTEPSTSETKAYVGKSPKADVYKQIYGDLDMASQAGLISGSTVEKGRPSKEAVDALYAKAALYNEDYAKALEKAQAVIASGKYSLMPNVLDVYSYLKEDAARVENIWAFEADPISPGTGHQLVSLCGPVGSAGVEYARTSYGSMFAYMSFFNSFDAKDKRRQLLDTTYLDRAGKWVPQKSITPITTDAVLIKKYQDPVSTTGLIPNIPILRLADVYLIAAEAEARLNGGTPKAYEYINAIRTRAGLPNLTAGLAKDAFIDAVIQERSWEFFAEGDRWYDLSRTGKFLTVIPKAVNSVYPVRPVLAKHKYFPIPQEEINANPQLQQNPDWQ encoded by the coding sequence ATGGGATCCTGCCAGCTTGAAGAGGAAGTTTATTCCTCCATATTTGTGGAATCCTATTACAAAACCGCATCAGATGCAGAAAAAGGCCTCATTGCCGTGTACGACGCTTTGGGAGGCCTATACGGCGGACCCGCCGCGACTATGGTACCGGACTATAGCGCCGACCAGGTATATCCAAGAGGTGTTGTGGGAAGGAACTCACTTACTTTGTTCACAACAGAGCCTACCTATACCATTCAGAGAAGTGCCGGCCGTACCAATGAGTCCGCACAGCAAATCTGGATTTCAGGATATAGCGGGATTGAAAAGGCTAACTGGATCATTGCAAAGGTACCTGATGCCACCATGGATGAAACCCGGAAGAAACAGATTATCGGTGAAGCGTATTTCCTGCGTGCTTTTTATCACTGGATGCTTACCAGAACCTTTGGAGACGTAGTCATAAAAACCGAACCGAGTACTTCCGAAACAAAAGCATACGTAGGGAAAAGCCCCAAGGCTGACGTGTACAAACAGATTTACGGCGACCTGGACATGGCTTCCCAGGCAGGACTCATTTCAGGCTCAACTGTTGAAAAAGGACGTCCATCCAAAGAGGCAGTGGATGCGCTTTATGCAAAAGCAGCATTGTACAACGAAGATTACGCAAAAGCGCTTGAAAAGGCACAGGCAGTGATTGCCTCAGGCAAGTATTCGCTGATGCCCAACGTACTGGATGTTTACAGCTATTTAAAAGAAGATGCTGCACGTGTGGAAAATATCTGGGCATTTGAGGCCGATCCTATCAGCCCCGGTACAGGCCATCAGCTGGTTAGTTTATGCGGCCCTGTGGGAAGTGCAGGTGTCGAGTATGCCAGAACTTCCTATGGTTCCATGTTTGCTTATATGAGTTTCTTTAATTCTTTCGATGCTAAAGATAAACGCAGACAACTGCTGGATACTACTTACCTGGACCGAGCAGGCAAATGGGTTCCTCAGAAAAGCATTACACCCATTACAACGGATGCTGTCCTGATCAAAAAATACCAGGATCCGGTTTCAACCACCGGTTTAATCCCAAACATTCCGATTCTTCGCCTTGCCGATGTTTATCTGATCGCTGCCGAGGCAGAGGCTCGACTGAATGGTGGAACACCAAAAGCGTATGAATACATCAACGCCATCAGGACAAGAGCAGGACTGCCTAATTTAACGGCAGGTTTGGCAAAAGATGCATTTATCGATGCCGTCATCCAGGAACGTTCCTGGGAGTTTTTTGCGGAAGGCGACCGCTGGTATGACCTGAGTCGTACCGGCAAGTTCCTCACTGTAATTCCGAAGGCGGTAAACTCGGTGTATCCGGTGCGCCCTGTGCTGGCAAAGCATAAATACTTCCCGATCCCTCAGGAAGAGATCAATGCCAATCCACAATTACAGCAAAATCCCGACTGGCAATAG
- a CDS encoding SusC/RagA family TonB-linked outer membrane protein encodes MLKKILRLMVLVLSVSIAQAQSPNITGKVSDENGEGIPGISVTIKGTQQGTITTVEGTYSISADKDAVLVFSFVGYVKQEVPVNNRQKIDITLLPDTKALEEVVVVGYGTQRKIETTGSIASVKADELTQLPITNVAQGLQARVSGIQINQNSGSPGGNISVRIRGTNSINGNSEPLYVIDGIQISNSGGINDVSPLSTINPNDIESVEVLKDASASAIYGARAANGVILITTKRGKSGNTRVSLESYYGVQQVTKTLDVLNAAEFAQLENETFKNTAYPNPSSLGEGVNWQDLIFQKAPIQNHQLTISGGSEKTQLSLSANYFDQDGVIINSGFKRFTYRLNVDHQVSKRLRVGTSIMGSFSNNKGIEAGATSVGDAGVVTGSVIGAAIGAPPTLQPYRADGSIFPFAEQGNGQYREVINPLNYTNILLKRNIKRALINLYGEYTILPGFTYRASFNADVDNRLHDTYSPISNIAIKDRNDNSGSASKTNRNFLNILHESVLSYSKKIGANHSLKFTGLFATQTEKYNDNQISATGFPNDATKNEALQLALNRTVSSFRSSQRLDSYMGRINYGFRDKYFLDLTARVDGSSKFGANHKYGFFPAVSAAWRIIEEPFMKDIRWLSDMKLRASYGITGNAGGLDPYQSLSTVAAGGGYNLNHTYQTAIRPSGIANPDLRWEKSAQTNVGIDASFLNNRISLIVDYYYKKTNDLLYIKTLPLSSGYASINGNYGSLENKGVEFAANATILDGPVKWSLSGNLTINRNKVLDLDGGTTTERFITNYTLLKVGQPLGVFKTYVFDGINQTGEAIIPGYDGRLGGHKVKDVNSDGVIDSKDQIITGNPNPKFIYGFSTTVGYKGFDLSAFFSGTQGNDIYNVSRLSFENPLGQRNLFQGVENRWTPENPSNQYVSPAVAGRLPISSYAVEDGSYLRCKNLMLGYTVPAIKGINRLRVYVSANNLFTVTKYSGFDPEVNTYAGSNTAIGIDNLVYPQAKSFLGGIQLTF; translated from the coding sequence ATGTTAAAAAAAATACTTCGGTTAATGGTACTGGTCCTGAGCGTTTCCATTGCCCAGGCGCAGTCGCCCAATATTACCGGAAAAGTCTCCGACGAAAACGGTGAAGGAATTCCGGGCATCAGTGTAACCATCAAAGGCACCCAGCAAGGTACGATTACCACGGTGGAAGGTACTTACAGCATTTCTGCGGATAAAGATGCTGTTTTGGTTTTTTCATTCGTCGGTTATGTAAAACAGGAAGTTCCGGTTAACAACAGACAGAAAATTGATATCACGTTATTACCCGATACCAAGGCGCTTGAAGAAGTAGTCGTGGTGGGTTATGGTACGCAGAGAAAAATTGAGACAACCGGTTCGATCGCTTCTGTAAAAGCCGATGAGCTGACCCAGCTTCCCATTACCAACGTAGCGCAGGGCTTACAGGCCCGTGTTTCCGGTATACAAATCAACCAGAACTCAGGTTCTCCGGGGGGTAACATCAGTGTCCGGATTCGGGGTACCAACTCTATCAATGGCAATTCCGAACCCCTTTATGTTATCGACGGAATTCAGATATCCAACAGCGGAGGGATCAATGATGTTAGCCCACTTTCCACCATCAACCCGAATGACATCGAGTCTGTTGAAGTTTTAAAGGATGCCTCCGCATCGGCGATTTATGGTGCGCGTGCTGCCAATGGTGTAATCCTGATCACCACCAAACGGGGTAAGTCGGGCAATACCAGGGTATCTCTGGAAAGTTATTATGGTGTACAACAAGTTACCAAAACCCTGGATGTATTAAATGCCGCAGAATTTGCACAGCTGGAGAACGAGACCTTTAAAAATACGGCTTACCCTAACCCTTCCAGCCTTGGCGAAGGTGTAAACTGGCAGGATCTGATTTTTCAGAAAGCACCTATCCAAAACCATCAGCTGACGATCAGTGGCGGAAGCGAGAAAACACAACTGTCTTTGTCTGCCAATTATTTTGACCAGGATGGGGTCATCATCAATTCCGGCTTCAAACGCTTCACTTACCGCCTGAACGTGGATCATCAGGTGAGCAAACGCCTGCGCGTGGGAACCAGTATCATGGGAAGCTTTTCAAATAATAAAGGTATTGAAGCCGGAGCCACCAGTGTGGGTGACGCAGGAGTGGTTACCGGAAGTGTTATTGGCGCGGCCATAGGAGCACCTCCAACCTTACAGCCATACAGGGCCGATGGCAGCATTTTCCCCTTTGCTGAGCAAGGAAACGGACAATACCGTGAGGTGATCAACCCGCTGAACTATACCAATATTTTACTGAAAAGAAACATTAAAAGGGCTTTGATTAACCTTTATGGAGAATATACCATTCTTCCCGGATTCACCTACCGTGCTTCTTTCAACGCTGATGTTGATAACAGGTTACACGATACTTATTCACCTATCTCAAACATTGCTATTAAAGACCGGAACGACAACTCAGGTTCGGCATCCAAAACCAATCGGAATTTCCTGAATATACTTCATGAAAGTGTTTTGTCTTACAGCAAAAAAATCGGAGCTAACCACAGCCTGAAATTCACAGGCCTTTTTGCAACACAAACAGAGAAATATAATGATAACCAGATCAGTGCCACGGGCTTTCCAAATGATGCCACCAAAAATGAGGCACTACAGCTGGCACTGAACCGGACTGTATCCAGCTTTCGAAGCAGTCAGAGACTGGATTCTTACATGGGCCGTATCAACTATGGTTTCAGGGATAAATATTTCCTTGACCTCACAGCGCGCGTGGATGGATCCAGCAAATTCGGGGCTAATCATAAATATGGCTTTTTCCCTGCGGTATCTGCGGCCTGGAGAATCATTGAGGAACCTTTCATGAAAGATATCCGCTGGCTGTCAGACATGAAACTGCGTGCAAGCTATGGTATCACCGGAAATGCAGGAGGTCTCGACCCCTACCAGTCGCTGTCTACAGTTGCCGCAGGTGGTGGTTACAACCTCAACCATACTTACCAGACAGCCATCCGGCCTTCCGGCATTGCTAACCCTGATCTTCGCTGGGAAAAATCGGCACAGACTAACGTAGGGATTGATGCAAGTTTCCTGAACAACCGTATCTCCCTTATCGTAGATTATTATTACAAAAAGACAAACGATTTGTTGTATATCAAAACATTACCGCTTTCGTCGGGTTATGCTAGTATTAACGGAAATTACGGTTCACTTGAAAACAAGGGTGTTGAATTTGCAGCTAACGCAACCATTCTCGACGGGCCGGTTAAATGGAGCCTAAGTGGTAACCTGACTATCAACAGAAACAAGGTACTTGACCTGGACGGCGGCACAACTACGGAAAGATTTATCACCAATTATACCCTTCTGAAAGTAGGCCAGCCTTTGGGTGTATTTAAAACCTACGTTTTTGATGGCATCAATCAGACAGGAGAAGCTATTATTCCGGGATATGATGGCAGGCTGGGTGGTCACAAGGTAAAAGACGTTAACAGTGACGGTGTTATTGATTCAAAGGATCAGATCATTACCGGGAATCCTAATCCTAAGTTCATTTACGGCTTCTCTACCACAGTTGGTTATAAAGGCTTTGATCTCAGCGCATTTTTCTCAGGAACGCAGGGAAATGACATTTACAACGTAAGCCGCCTTTCCTTCGAAAACCCGCTGGGTCAGCGCAACTTGTTCCAGGGTGTTGAAAACCGCTGGACACCCGAAAACCCAAGTAACCAGTACGTGAGCCCAGCCGTTGCGGGACGTCTGCCTATTTCTAGTTATGCTGTGGAAGACGGTTCCTACCTGAGATGCAAAAACCTGATGCTGGGATATACCGTCCCGGCTATCAAAGGCATTAACCGCCTAAGGGTTTATGTAAGTGCCAACAACCTTTTCACGGTTACCAAATACTCTGGCTTTGATCCGGAAGTGAATACCTACGCTGGTTCAAACACTGCCATTGGTATCGACAACCTGGTTTATCCGCAGGCAAAATCATTTTTGGGAGGCATCCAACTTACCTTTTAA